A window of the Carassius carassius unplaced genomic scaffold, fCarCar2.1 SCAFFOLD_75, whole genome shotgun sequence genome harbors these coding sequences:
- the LOC132134196 gene encoding tripartite motif-containing protein 16-like, whose translation MAEARYFQDDFSCSVCLDLLKDPVTIQCGHSYCNNCITGRWDQEDQKRVYSCPQCRQTFSPRPALSRNTMLAEVVEKLKKNKLPADCDAGDRDVQCDVCTGRKFKAVKSCLMCLNSYCQNHLEQHESWFRGKRHNLTEATGRLQEMICQKHEKLLEVFCRTDQKCICMLCTIIEHKNHDIVSATAQRTENQKQLKETQKTLQQRIQQREKDLHQLRETVESHKTAVDDSEGISTELIGSIERSCSELIRLIRDQEKTAVSRAEGRLERLERLEQEINDLRRRDAELEQLSHTQDHIQFLQRFQSFSAPPESTDVHDDLFSSLFSSDALRESVLQLRDKLEDFCKEELKKISDRATFTNIDHWTRNDFLQYSHQLTLDLNTVNKNLCLSENNRVITFTYTNQSYPDHPDRFDVYRQVLCKESVCGRCYWEIEWRGRVFISVSYKSISRKGGDDECLFGFNDQSWSLICSSSSYSFIHNNIQTVLSVESISRRIGVFVDHRAGTLSFYSVSDTMSLIHTVQTTFTQPLYPGFEVKKRSSVKFC comes from the exons atggcTGAAGCCAGATATTTTCAGGATGATTTCTCTTGTTCAGTGTGTCTGGATCTCCTGAAGGATCCAGTGACCATCCagtgtggacacagttactgtaatAATTGTATTACAGGCCGCTGGGATCAGGAGGATCAGAAGAGAGTCTACAGCTgtcctcagtgcagacagaccttcagtccaagacctgctttatctagaaacaccatgctggctgaagtggtggagaaactgaagaagaaCAAACTTCCTGCTGACTGTGACGCTGGCGATCGAGATGTGCAGTGTGACGTCTGTACTGGAAGAAAATTCAAAGCTGTCAAGTCCTGTCTGATGTGTCTGAACTCTTACTGTCAGAATCACCTCGAACAACATGAGAGTTGGTTTAGAGGAAAAAGACACAATTTGACCGAAGCCACTGGACGACTGCAGGAGATGATCTGCCAGAAACATGAGAAGCTCCTTGAGGTTTTCTGTCGCACTGACCAGAAATGTATATGCATGCTGTGTACGATTATTGAACATAAAAACCACGACATTGTTTCAGCCACAGCACAGAGGACAGAGAATCAG AAGCAGCTGAAGGAGACGCAGAAGACGCTCCAGCAGAgaatccagcagagagagaaagatcttcatcagctgagagagactgtggagtctcataAG acTGCAGTGGACGACAGTGAGGGGATCTCTACTGAGCTCATCGGCTCCATTGAGAGAAGCTGCTCTGAGCTGATAcgactgatcagagatcaggaaaagacAGCAGTGAGTCGAGCTGAGGGACGACTGGAGCGACTGGAGcgactggagcaggagatcaatgatctgaggaggagagacgctgagctggagcagctttcacacacacaggatcacaTCCAGTTCCTGCAG CGTTTTCAGTCTTTCTCAGCACCTCCTGAATCTACAGACGTACATGATGatctcttcagttctctcttctcttctgatgctctgagagaatctgtccttcagctgagagacaaactggaggatttctgcaaagaggagctgaagaagatctcagacagag CCACATTCACCAACATTGATCACTGGACCAGGAACGACTTTCTACAAT ATTCCCATCAGCTCACTCTGGATCTGAACACAGTGAATAAAAACCTCTGTCTGTCTGAGAACAACAGGGTGATTACATTCACTTACACAAATCAgtcgtatcctgatcatccagacagatttgatgtgTATCGTCAGGTGTTGtgtaaagagagtgtgtgtggacgctgttactgggagattgAGTGGAGGGGACGTGTGtttatatcagtgtcatataagagcatcagCAGGAAGGGAGGGGATGATGAATGTTTGTTTGGATTtaatgatcagtcctggagtttAATCTGCTCTTCCTCCAGTTACTCATTCATACACAATAACATACAGACTGTTCTCTCTGTAGAGTCCATCAGCAGGAGaataggagtgtttgtggatcacagagcaggaactctgtccttctacagcgtctctgacacaatgagcctcatccacacagtccagaccacattcactcagccgctcTATCCTGGGTTTGAGGTTAAAAAAAGATCATCTGTAAAATTTTGTTGA
- the LOC132134195 gene encoding tripartite motif-containing protein 16-like, translated as MAEARYFQDDFSCSVCLNLLKDPVTIQCGHSYCKICITDCWDQEDQKRVYSCPQCRQTFSPRPALSRNTMLAEVVEKLKKRKRPADCDAGDGDVQCDVCTGRKYEAVKSCLMCLNSYCQNHLEQHEIWFRGKSHNLTEATGRLQEMICQKHEKLLEVFCRTDQKYICVLCTIIEHKDHDTVSATAQRTEKQKQLKETQKTLQQRIQQREKDLHQLRETVESHKRSAQTAVEDSERIFTELIRSIERSRSELIRLIRDQEKTAVSRAEERLERLEQEINDLRRRDAELEQLSHTQDHIQFLQSFQSLSAPPESTDVHDDLFSSLFSSDALRESVHQLRDKLEDFCKEELKKISDRVTFTNIVPRTRNNFLQYSHQLTPDLNTVNKHLRLSENNRVITVTYTVHPYPDHPDRFNVYRQVLCRESVCGRCYWEIEWSGNYGVRISVSYKSISRKGSVKCLFGSNDQSWSLICFPSRYSFWHNKIHTVIPVESIIRRIGVFVDHRAGTLSFYSVSDTMSLIHTVQTTFTQPLYPGFGFGSGSSVKLC; from the exons ATGGCTGAAGCCAGATATTTTCAGGATGATTTCTCTTGTTCAGTGTGTCTGAATCTCCTGAAGGATCCAGTGACCATCCagtgtggacacagttactgtaagatctgtattacagactgctgggatcaggaggatcagaagagagtctacagctgtcctcagtgcagacagaccttcagtccaagacctgctttatctagaaacaccatgctggctgaagtggtggagaaactgaagaagagGAAACGTCCTGCTGACTGTGATGCTGGAGATGGAGATGTGCAGTGTGACGTCTGTACTGGAAGAAAATACGAAGCCGTCAAGTCCTGTCTGATGTGTCTGAACTCTTACTGTCAGAATCACCTCGAACAACATGAGATTTGGTTTAGAGGAAAGAGTCACAATTTGACTGAAGCCACAGGACGACTGCAGGAGATGATCTGCCAGAAACACGAGAAGCTCCTTGAGGTTTTCTGTCGCACTGATCAGAAATATATATGTGTGCTGTGTACGATTATTGAACATAAAGACCATGACACTGTATCAGCCACAGCACAGAGGACAGAGAAACAG AAGCAGCTGAAGGAGACGCAGAAGACGCTCCAGCAGAgaatccagcagagagagaaagatcttcatcagctgagagagactgtggagtctcataag cgctctgcacagacagcagtggaggacagtgagaggatctttactgagctcatccgctccattgagagaagccgctctgagctgatacgactgatcagagatcaggaaaagactgcagtgagtcgagctgaagaacgactggagcgactggagcaggagatcaatgatctgaggaggagagacgctgagctggagcagctttcacacacacaggatcacaTCCAGTTCCTGCAG agtTTTCAGTCTCTCTCAGCACCTCCTGAATCTACAGACGTACATGATGatctcttcagttctctcttctcttctgatgctctgagagaatctgtccatcagctgagagacaaactggaggatttctgcaaagaggagctcaagaagatctcagacagag TCACATTCACCAACATTGTTCCCAGAACCAGGAACAACTTCCTACAAT ATTCCCATCAGCTCACTCCGGATCTGAACACAGTGAATAAACACCTCCGTCTATCTGAGAACAACAGAGTAATTACTGTCACTTACACAGTCCAtccgtatcctgatcatccagacagatttaaTGTGTATCGtcaggtgttgtgtagagagagtgtgtgtggacgctgttactgggagattgAGTGGAGTGGAAATTATGGTGTGCgtatatcagtgtcatataagagcatcagCAGGAAGGGAAGTGTTAAATGCTTGTTTGGATCtaatgatcagtcctggagtttgATCTGCTTTCCCTCCAGATACTCATTCTGGCACAATAAGATACACACTGTTATCCCTGTAGAGTCCATCATCAGGAGaataggagtgtttgtggatcacagagcaggaactctgtccttctacagcgtctctgacacaatgagcctcatccacacagtccagaccacattcactcagccaCTCTATCCTGGGTTTGGGTTTGGATCTGGATCATCAGTGAAACTGTGTTGA